A window of the Temnothorax longispinosus isolate EJ_2023e unplaced genomic scaffold, Tlon_JGU_v1 HiC_scaffold_34, whole genome shotgun sequence genome harbors these coding sequences:
- the LOC139824365 gene encoding uncharacterized protein, with translation MTKESSVELELLYTTVLQIYRTLETLQQPVETWDAIFVYSTAYEKSRGIKFQFKSQPATAKTYYQGQSNDNSGSNKNVCPICKGKHYVMKCPKYVDETLAQKLALVTKHKLCFNCLGNHRVSHCKVVKRCQKCGKKHHTTIHKVEASSEKKDVKSEDQVQSSSAVMDTNAAKVLHSIVDSNVPASCVLLATARLTSSIPSLAYDKDAWLHLKNLNLADPSFNKPGSIDLIIGIDLYTQIIEEGIVKGEPNTPIAQLTKLGWIVSGLASLNQIRSHAQGYHVSVNDDLHDLLKRFWETEEVSLSTQTLSKDEQDCEDHFKATHSRDAVGRYIVKLPFKDSPDKLGDSKAKAIRQMVNMSNKFSNNKSHGKLYTDFIEEYEKLNHMKRVDKNLIEPNRVYYMPHHGVYREQSLSTKLRVVFNGSSKTTTGYSLNQILHAGAKLQINLFNVLIWFRVFRYVFFADIEKMYRQIRVHPDDWDFQRIVWIDFLALRAFEQLILDEGHRFPLAMPTMKKGRYIDDFFGGEDTIEKTQLVIEQLNGSNSCASYKKHQALRFQDGLDQTKLTHLKFMDFAMHLSTQSLLLFILGLVLMSQ, from the exons ATGACAAAAGAATCGTCTGTCGAGTTAGAGCTGTTGTATACCACTGTGCTTCAAATTTATCGAACTCTGGAAACTTTGCAACAGCCAGTTGAAACGTGGGATGCCATTTTTGTTTACTCAACG GCTTATGAGAAATCTCGAGGGATCAAGTTTCAGTTTAAGTCTCAACCAGCTACAGCCAAAACATATTATCAGGGTCAATCAAATGACAATTCAGGGTCAAATAAAAACGTTTGTCCAATTTGTAAAGGAAAACATTACGTTATGAAATGTCCTAAATACGTGGATGAGACTTTAGCTCAGAAATTAGCACTCGTAACTAAACACAAACTGTGTTTCAATTGCCTAGGAAATCATCGAGTTTCCCATTGTAAGGTAGTTAAACGTTGTCAGAAGTGCGGGAAAAAGCATCATACTACAATACACAAAGTAGAAGCTTCGTCGGAAAAGAAAGATGTAAAGTCTGAAGATCAGGTTCAATCTAGTTCTGCTGTGATGGATACGAACGCTGCTAAAGTTTTACATTCTATTGTCGATTCAAATGTACCTGCTTCTTGTGTCTTATTAGCGACAGCTaga TTGACTTCGTCTATTCCTTCTCTTGCGTATGATAAGGATGCATGGTTGCATTTGAAGAATCTTAATCTAGCAGATCCGTCATTTAATAAGCCAGGTTCCATTGACCTAATAATAGGAATAGATTTGTACACTCAGATTATAGAGGAAGGTATAGTAAAGGGAGAACCCAATACTCCTATCGCTCAGTTGACCAAACTCGGTTGGATTGTTTCAGGATTAGCTAGTCTTAACCAAATTCGTTCTCATGCTCAGGGCTATCACGTGTCAGTTAATGATGATCTTCATGATCTACTTAAACGATTCTGGGAAACAGAAGAAGTTTCATTGTCTACTCAAACGTTGTCTAAGGACGAACAAGATTGCGAAGATCATTTTAAGGCTACTCACTCTCGCGACGCGGTCGGTAGATATATCGTTAAACTTCCGTTTAAAGATTCTCCGGATAAATTAGGAGATTCCAAAGCTAAAGCCATTCGACAAATGGTTAATATgtctaataaattttcgaataataAGTCTCACGGTAAATTGTATACGGATTTCATCGAGGAATACGAGAAATTGAACCATATGAAGCGCGtagataaaaatctaattgaACCAAACAGAGTCTATTATATGCCTCACCACGGAGTTTATCGAGAACAGAGTCTCAGTACAAAGTTGCGAGTCGTTTTTAACGGCTCCAGTAAAACAACTACCGGTTATTCGCTTAATCAAATTCTACATGCGGGAGCAAAATTGCAAATCAATTTGTTTAACGTTCTCATATGGTTTCGAGTGTTTCGATACGTCTTTTTCGCGGATATTGAAAAGATGTACAGACAGATACGCGTACATCCTGACGATTGGGATTTTCAAAGGATTGTGTGGATAGATTTTCTTG CATTACGGGCTTTTGAGCAATTGATTCTTGACGAAGGTCATAGATTTCCCTTGGCTATGCCAACTATGAAAAAAGGGAGGTATATCGACGACTTCTTTGGAGGAGAAGATACAATTGAGAAAACACAATTGGTAATTGAGCAA CTAAATGGAAGCAATTCATGTGCCAGTTACAAGAAGCATCAAGCTTTACGTTTCCAAGATGGATTGGATCAAACCAAGTTGACTCATTTGAAATTCATGGATTTTGCGATGCATCTCAGCACGCAATCGCTGCTGTTGTTTATCTTAGGTCTTGTTCTAATGAGTCAGTAG